A genomic stretch from Lathyrus oleraceus cultivar Zhongwan6 chromosome 2, CAAS_Psat_ZW6_1.0, whole genome shotgun sequence includes:
- the LOC127123391 gene encoding uncharacterized protein LOC127123391 has protein sequence MAEQLENENRELKEEVSRLSALVESLLQAQKQAANVQASASNQPPEVAPTYIPASTMGSVNVMPSGYPWGMPHNFMPEGHHPQVQVQPASSPVPVVPPPVVNSVPTPAHIPQVRVDETIYHSEAFENTDVYDKLDEMRDQFSDLRKEMKALRGKDLFGKSASELCLVPNVKIPMKFKVPDFEKYKGNSCSLSHLVMYARKMPMHTDNDQLLIHYFQDSMSGAALKWLMGLDCGSVRTFNDLGEAFAVPGGNV, from the exons ATGGCCGAACAACTAGAGAATGAGAACAGAGAGCTCAAAGAAGAAGTGAGCCGGTTATCTGCCTTAGTGGAGTCTCTGCTTCAAGCTCAGAAGCAAGCTGCAAATGTGCAAGCATCCGCGTCCAATCAACCGCCTGAGGTAGCTCCTACCTATATACCAGCCTCTACTATGGGATCAGTTAATGTAATGCCTTCCGGTTACCCTTGGGGGATGCCCCATAATTTCATGCCCGAAGGACATCATCCGCAAGTGCAAGTTCagccggcatctagcccggtccctgtgGTGCCACCCCCGGTAGTTAATTCTGTTCCTACTCCAGCTCACATTCCTCAAGTCCGTGTTGACGagactatctaccattctgaggCCTTTGAAAACACGGATGTGTATGACAAGTTAGATGAGATGAGAGACCAGTTCTCTGATTTGAGGAAGGAAATGAAGGCCCTTCGAgggaaagacttgtttgggaaaAGCGCCTCTGAGCTCTGTTTGGTCCCAAATGTGAAGATTCCaatgaagttcaaggtcccagactttgaaaaatacaagggcAATAGCTGTTCGCTCAGCCATttggtcatgtatgctagaaaaaTGCCTATGCAtaccgacaatgatcaactactcatccattatttccaagacagcATGTCTGGCGCTGCCTTGAAATGGTTAATGGGTCTTGACTGTGGCTCCGTGCGCACTTTCAATGACCTCGGTGAGGCCTTT GCAGTCCCTGGTGGaaatgtgtaa